In bacterium, one genomic interval encodes:
- a CDS encoding dipeptidase, with the protein MTAYDFLKETEQKRLNELFTFLSFPSVSAKSEHKGDIQACADWLTNHLKSIGLSATLYPTKGHPIVYAEKMIDKKLPTILYYGHYDVQPAEPFNLWKSPPFKPEIREGYIYGRGSCDDKGQTFCHIKGVEAHLRANGTLPVNVKFLIEGEEEGGSTANLSAFIAQQKKLLAADIVVVSDTAQFNKDLPAVTFGLRGIASVELFVYGPNRDLHSGSFGGAIANPANILTWIIGQLHDKNGKITIPGFYAKAKAPTKWERQQFKRLPYNEANYKKAIGVPGLQGEKGFSTYERTWVRPTLDVNGLTSGYQGEGGKTIIPSFASAKITMRLVPDMHPKDIMDKFEKHVKKIAPKSVKINVVKHGGAEAVVVPTDGPWLEAAGRAIKSGFGKTPVFMKEGGSIPVAGEFKKSFGIDTIFVGFGQNDDNIHSPNERFRVVDFERGCKTAVAIPLELSKVKA; encoded by the coding sequence ATGACCGCTTATGATTTTCTCAAAGAGACCGAACAGAAGCGTCTCAATGAACTCTTCACCTTCTTGAGTTTTCCATCGGTTTCAGCTAAATCAGAGCACAAGGGAGATATCCAGGCGTGCGCCGACTGGCTGACCAATCACCTGAAAAGCATCGGGCTTTCCGCCACACTTTATCCGACCAAAGGGCACCCGATCGTTTACGCCGAAAAGATGATCGACAAAAAACTGCCGACCATTCTCTATTACGGTCATTACGATGTCCAGCCCGCTGAACCGTTCAACCTCTGGAAATCACCGCCCTTTAAGCCGGAGATTCGCGAAGGTTATATTTATGGCCGCGGTTCCTGCGACGACAAGGGGCAGACTTTCTGCCATATCAAGGGAGTCGAGGCTCACCTGCGAGCCAACGGTACGCTTCCCGTGAACGTGAAATTCCTGATCGAGGGTGAGGAAGAGGGTGGGAGCACCGCCAATCTCTCCGCTTTTATCGCACAGCAGAAGAAGTTACTCGCCGCTGATATCGTGGTTGTCTCTGACACCGCCCAGTTCAACAAAGATCTCCCGGCTGTGACTTTTGGTCTCCGCGGGATCGCATCCGTTGAGCTGTTTGTTTACGGTCCGAACCGCGACCTGCACTCCGGCTCATTCGGCGGAGCCATCGCCAACCCGGCCAATATTCTGACCTGGATCATCGGTCAACTGCACGACAAGAATGGCAAGATCACTATTCCCGGTTTTTATGCAAAAGCCAAGGCGCCGACCAAGTGGGAGCGCCAGCAGTTCAAGCGTTTGCCGTATAACGAAGCCAACTACAAGAAAGCGATCGGCGTCCCGGGTCTTCAGGGCGAAAAGGGCTTCTCTACCTATGAACGCACCTGGGTTCGCCCGACTCTCGATGTCAATGGCCTGACCTCCGGTTATCAGGGCGAGGGCGGCAAAACGATCATTCCATCATTTGCCTCCGCCAAGATCACCATGCGTCTCGTTCCGGATATGCATCCCAAAGACATCATGGACAAATTCGAAAAGCATGTGAAGAAGATCGCGCCGAAGTCGGTCAAGATCAATGTCGTCAAGCATGGCGGCGCCGAAGCTGTCGTTGTCCCAACCGATGGCCCCTGGCTGGAGGCCGCTGGCCGCGCTATTAAGTCCGGCTTTGGCAAGACTCCAGTCTTCATGAAAGAGGGCGGATCGATCCCGGTCGCCGGTGAATTCAAGAAGTCGTTTGGTATCGACACCATCTTCGTCGGTTTCGGACAGAACGATGACAACATCCATTCACCGAACGAACGGTTCCGGGTGGTCGATTT
- a CDS encoding ferritin family protein, translating to MPDRKQLDELLDPLKVALQLEQEGKRFFSEAAATVTGKAARQTFEFLASEEDKHIRRIEEFYQSLEESEGENAPDTEESDADRRLVAFNDRLAELRNEIKPTISDIEAYKTALKFENGAEDFYAEQVARSSNPKIRKFYAWLIHEESMHAKILNSCVQFAENPAAWFSDREQST from the coding sequence ATGCCAGATAGAAAACAGTTAGATGAATTACTCGACCCGCTTAAAGTAGCACTTCAACTTGAGCAGGAAGGCAAGCGCTTCTTTTCTGAGGCCGCTGCCACCGTTACCGGTAAAGCCGCCCGCCAGACGTTCGAATTTCTGGCCTCCGAAGAAGACAAGCATATCCGTCGAATCGAGGAGTTTTACCAGTCTTTGGAGGAGTCCGAAGGGGAAAACGCCCCGGATACCGAGGAAAGCGATGCCGACCGGCGTCTGGTTGCCTTTAATGACCGTCTGGCCGAGTTGCGCAACGAAATCAAACCGACGATATCCGATATTGAGGCCTACAAAACAGCCCTCAAATTCGAGAACGGTGCTGAGGACTTCTACGCTGAGCAGGTCGCACGCTCCTCTAATCCAAAGATCCGGAAGTTCTACGCCTGGCTTATCCACGAAGAATCGATGCATGCCAAGATCCTGAACTCCTGCGTCCAGTTCGCAGAAAACCCCGCTGCCTGGTTCTCCGATCGCGAGCAATCGACTTAA
- a CDS encoding ABC transporter permease subunit codes for MRGMTRDTLAEMKDQKIIWVIAVLTLIAMLLAAASRSIDVRMQVDGADVQGLADVATDRAIKAVDLFMAFLIFVVVMASASSVTHMLERGRADYFLSKPVSRRFLLLSKLSSVWTVYGSTVLIASFLVYLTFSMVDKLFDPGILLLILFGAMQILVWLCITFAAGVFSGSTALVIVSAFMIWIFQSILTGREAMKMFFNSDIASAVIDTVYYILPKTSEMAGVGVALATGQTVESWIPVWTSCAFGAVLVVVTLFYLNRKDY; via the coding sequence ATGAGAGGCATGACCCGCGATACGCTTGCCGAAATGAAGGATCAGAAGATCATCTGGGTGATCGCCGTACTGACCCTTATCGCCATGCTGCTTGCGGCGGCCTCACGCAGCATAGATGTCCGGATGCAGGTGGATGGCGCTGATGTACAGGGTTTGGCCGATGTGGCCACCGATCGCGCCATCAAGGCGGTCGACCTGTTCATGGCCTTCCTGATCTTCGTCGTGGTCATGGCCTCGGCGTCCTCGGTCACACACATGCTGGAACGGGGGAGAGCCGATTATTTCCTCTCCAAACCGGTCAGTCGGCGGTTCCTCCTTTTGTCGAAACTGAGCTCCGTCTGGACGGTCTACGGTAGCACGGTACTGATTGCCAGCTTCCTGGTCTACCTGACATTCAGCATGGTGGACAAGCTGTTTGATCCCGGGATATTGCTACTCATCCTGTTTGGAGCGATGCAGATCCTCGTCTGGCTTTGTATTACTTTCGCCGCCGGGGTCTTTAGCGGTTCAACCGCGCTGGTCATTGTCTCCGCTTTCATGATCTGGATTTTCCAGTCGATACTGACCGGCCGGGAGGCGATGAAGATGTTCTTCAATTCAGACATAGCCTCGGCGGTCATTGATACTGTTTACTACATACTCCCCAAGACCTCAGAGATGGCCGGGGTAGGCGTCGCTTTGGCCACCGGACAGACGGTCGAATCCTGGATTCCAGTCTGGACCAGTTGCGCTTTTGGCGCAGTCCTTGTGGTGGTCACCCTTTTCTACCTGAACCGTAAGGATTATTGA
- a CDS encoding ABC transporter ATP-binding protein: MNVIEVTELTKIYDTRLKKGNVVALNRVDLQIQHGEIFGLLGPNGAGKTTLFKVLLGIVRANSGEAMINGLPPRDPESRARIGYLPENHRFPNHLTGVDLLRTTGRLYGLSASDIDANTSRLLPMVGMEKWATTKIKKYSKGMTQRIGLAQALIADPDILMLDEPTDGIDPVGKVEIREILLRLKASGKTVIVNSHLLSEVEQAADRVAIMTHGQIVKVGTVSALTVRQSQFEVEAAIGDNLIEIPEEMGKIRSISSDKMILELQNDLDINYVIDQLRMKRINILSVKPVKISLEQSFFEAVRGKQEQSV, from the coding sequence ATGAATGTTATTGAAGTTACAGAACTAACCAAGATTTACGATACCCGCCTGAAGAAGGGGAATGTCGTGGCCCTGAACAGGGTCGACCTCCAAATTCAGCATGGCGAGATTTTTGGGCTGCTCGGCCCTAATGGCGCCGGGAAAACGACCCTTTTCAAGGTTTTACTCGGCATTGTCCGGGCAAACTCGGGCGAGGCCATGATCAATGGACTTCCTCCCAGGGACCCGGAATCTCGTGCCAGAATCGGTTATCTCCCTGAAAATCACCGATTTCCCAACCACCTGACGGGAGTAGACCTCCTGCGCACGACCGGGCGACTTTACGGCCTTTCGGCATCTGATATTGATGCCAATACAAGTCGATTACTCCCGATGGTCGGGATGGAAAAATGGGCGACCACCAAGATCAAAAAGTACTCGAAAGGGATGACCCAACGGATCGGCCTCGCCCAGGCGTTGATTGCCGACCCCGATATTTTGATGCTCGATGAACCAACCGACGGCATCGACCCGGTCGGAAAGGTGGAGATTCGGGAAATCCTGCTGCGGTTGAAGGCGTCGGGAAAGACCGTTATCGTTAACTCGCACCTCCTTTCGGAGGTCGAGCAGGCGGCAGACCGAGTAGCAATCATGACTCATGGTCAAATCGTCAAAGTGGGGACTGTTAGCGCCCTGACCGTCCGTCAGAGTCAGTTTGAGGTCGAGGCTGCGATAGGTGATAACCTGATAGAAATTCCGGAAGAGATGGGGAAGATCCGCTCCATCTCGTCTGACAAGATGATCCTCGAACTCCAAAACGATCTGGATATCAACTATGTCATAGACCAACTCCGCATGAAGCGGATCAATATCCTTTCGGTGAAGCCGGTGAAGATCTCACTCGAACAGTCGTTTTTCGAGGCAGTGCGCGGGAAACAGGAGCAGTCCGTATGA
- a CDS encoding DUF1573 domain-containing protein: MSRMRRYWLTALLVFLTSQTSFAEPRLHIAGNRFEFGTTPQGSTVVQYFWFKSVGTDTVKITEVKTGCSCTSMPLEKTSLAPGDSMQVGVVWEIGKNITGSDGKYPRIYVEGQTEPERIFLTADATIFPDSSRPISIKPFRAELTRMSGRSIDEMKVTLTNHSTLPVALKMVSPEMQEFVVNIPDSLQPNETAVVLVGVAAEFKDKEFSRSVTLAYDGGAVGVVGRITIPIRRKIIS; this comes from the coding sequence ATGAGCAGAATGAGACGGTATTGGCTAACAGCACTTTTGGTATTTCTCACCTCGCAGACATCCTTCGCTGAGCCAAGACTCCATATAGCGGGCAATCGGTTTGAATTCGGTACGACTCCTCAGGGGTCTACCGTGGTGCAGTATTTCTGGTTTAAGTCAGTTGGAACTGACACTGTGAAGATCACTGAAGTCAAGACCGGATGTTCCTGCACTTCAATGCCTTTGGAGAAAACCTCCCTCGCCCCGGGGGACTCGATGCAGGTAGGCGTTGTCTGGGAGATTGGAAAGAACATTACCGGCAGTGACGGAAAGTATCCGCGAATCTATGTTGAAGGGCAAACCGAGCCGGAGCGTATCTTTTTGACTGCGGACGCCACGATCTTTCCAGATTCGTCCCGGCCGATCTCGATCAAGCCCTTTCGGGCTGAGTTGACTCGGATGTCCGGCAGGTCGATCGATGAGATGAAAGTTACCTTGACCAACCATAGCACCCTTCCGGTTGCTTTGAAGATGGTCTCGCCGGAAATGCAGGAATTTGTTGTGAATATACCCGACTCCCTGCAACCGAATGAAACAGCGGTTGTTTTGGTGGGAGTTGCGGCGGAGTTCAAGGATAAAGAATTCAGCCGGTCGGTAACGTTGGCATATGATGGCGGCGCGGTTGGAGTGGTTGGAAGAATTACGATCCCGATCCGTCGGAAGATCATCTCCTGA